CAAAAGGTGTCCCCTATAAAAATGGGACGCCTTTTTTGTTTACGCCTTCATCGTGTTGTATTTTGGGAGCATTAATAATTGATAAGCGTTACAAGCTAATAATGTAAATAGCATTAAGTAAAGCCAACTTTGTTCATTCGTCGTTAGAACAGGTAGCCATTCGACTACTGTTACAACGACCATAAAAAATAAGGCTGAAACAAACGTTTGTTTATTAGTTTGCTTTGCTTTAAAATACGCGATTACCGCACCAAACAAAAGAATGAATCCTGCCAATAATAAGTAAGGAACCAGACTTTCCCCTTCATCAGCAAAGGCTTGGAAACGGAAGTATACGAGGTCAAACAAAACGATACAAATAAGAACCCATTGGACACCGTTCCATAAGGAGATCGTTCGGAAAATCCCTAACCCAAATCGATGAACGGTTAAATAAGCAAAAAAGCCCATTTGACTAATAACGCTAAACGTAAAGCCAACTCCCATTAACCAAATAAAGGTGGAAAGGATTGCCCCGATCTCACCATTTGTAAAATAAGGCGAAAATTCATCCCAGCGAATCACAAACCCTAAGATTCCGGAAACGAAACCTCCAACTAACAATGTAGAAAAGAAAAATTTTATCCAATTTCGAATCGTCACCGTTGACTCCTCCATTATGTCAATGTCATTCACTCTTTCGATTTTACCAACCAAATCTTGAAAAATCTAGGACAAGGCGAAGGAACGCATATTTTTTCACAAAGTTCTCATATTAACAGTAAGAAGTTGTTTAATGGAAAGGAGCTTTAAGATGAAAAAGTGGACCTATTTGCTCCTCATACCCGTACTTTTTTTAACCGCTTGTAACGGTGGAAAAGAGTCCGGTGGCGGTCAAATGGATTATGACGAAACAAAAAAAATGGTAGTTGATATATTAAAAACGGATGAAGGAAAGAAAGCAATTCAACAAATCATTTCTGATGAAAAAATGAAGGAAGAGCTAGTCATGGATCAGCAAGTTGTTTCAGATTCGATTCAAAAAACCTTAACATCTGAAAAAGGGGTCGAATTTTGGAAAAAGTCTTTTGAAGATCCAAAATTTGCTGAAACGGTTGCCAAAAGCATGAAAAAAGAAAACGAAAAGCTATTAAAGGAACTTATGAAAGACCCAGAATATCAAGGGATGATGATGGATATTTTGAAAGATCCTGAAATGCAAAAAGAGTACAATGAAGTGCTGAAAAGTAAAGAGTATCGAGAACATTTACAAACCGTCATTATCGAAACATTTGAAAGTCCTTTATTCAAGTCTAAACTTCAAGATGTGTTAAAACAAGCAGGCCAAGAAGGGGGAGAGAAAAAAGAAGAAGGTAAAGAAGGTGGGGGACAAGAAGGTGGTGGTGAAGGAGAAGATAAAGGGCAAGGACAAGGCGGTGGAGCGTCTGCATAAAAAATCAGACCGATAAATCCGGTCTGATTTTTTAGATTTATTTCATTAACAAACCGCTCACTTTTTTCGCGATGTCTAAATAAATCTTTCCAAGTGGATGATCTTCTCCATAAATCGACGGTGCAAAGTCTTCCTCGTTATCAGGCCAATCCGGCTGTTGTAAAGGTAACTGGCCAAGTAGTTCGGTTTGTAGTTCTTCCGCTAATTTTTGGCCACCGCCGCGACCGAAGACATATTCTTTTTCACCAGTTACTTTACTTTCAAAGTAAGACATGTTTTCAATAACACCTAATACTTCATGTTCGGTACGTAACGCCATAGCGCCAGCCCGTGCCGCTACAAACGCCGCTGTTGGATGTGGCGTCGTTACAATAATTTCTTTACAGTGCGGGAGCATCGTGTGAACATCTAATGCAACATCCCCTGTTCCAGGAGGTAAGTCTAATAATAAATAATCTAAGTCTCCCCACTCCACTTGGCTGAAGAAGTTGTTTAACATTTTTCCTAACATTGGTCCACGCCAAATGACCGGTGCATTATCTTCCACAAAGAATCCCATCGAAATGACTTTAACACCAAAGCGCTCCACTGGAATAATCATGTCTCCACGAACTTGTGGTCGCTTTGTAATTCCCATCATATCAGGAACACTGAATCCGTAGATGTCCGCATCAATAAGGCCAACTTTTTTCCCGAGTCTTGCTAATGCTACTGCCAAGTTACAGGAGACGGTAGATTTTCCGACGCCTCCTTTTCCACTAGCAATCGCAATAAATGTCGTTTGCCTATTCGGCGAGAGGAGTCCTTGACCTTTTGGTTCACTGGAATAACGATGTTTTTCTAA
This Bacillus sp. (in: firmicutes) DNA region includes the following protein-coding sequences:
- a CDS encoding MRP family ATP-binding protein, with product MLTKQDVIQLLGELKDPFLHKPLKETNGILEVAIKEEKKHVSVKVAIAKTGTGEQLQLQSQIVETLKKAGAETVGIRFADLPKEELEKHRYSSEPKGQGLLSPNRQTTFIAIASGKGGVGKSTVSCNLAVALARLGKKVGLIDADIYGFSVPDMMGITKRPQVRGDMIIPVERFGVKVISMGFFVEDNAPVIWRGPMLGKMLNNFFSQVEWGDLDYLLLDLPPGTGDVALDVHTMLPHCKEIIVTTPHPTAAFVAARAGAMALRTEHEVLGVIENMSYFESKVTGEKEYVFGRGGGQKLAEELQTELLGQLPLQQPDWPDNEEDFAPSIYGEDHPLGKIYLDIAKKVSGLLMK
- a CDS encoding spore gernimation protein GerD: MKKWTYLLLIPVLFLTACNGGKESGGGQMDYDETKKMVVDILKTDEGKKAIQQIISDEKMKEELVMDQQVVSDSIQKTLTSEKGVEFWKKSFEDPKFAETVAKSMKKENEKLLKELMKDPEYQGMMMDILKDPEMQKEYNEVLKSKEYREHLQTVIIETFESPLFKSKLQDVLKQAGQEGGEKKEEGKEGGGQEGGGEGEDKGQGQGGGASA
- a CDS encoding KinB-signaling pathway activation protein, whose product is MTIRNWIKFFFSTLLVGGFVSGILGFVIRWDEFSPYFTNGEIGAILSTFIWLMGVGFTFSVISQMGFFAYLTVHRFGLGIFRTISLWNGVQWVLICIVLFDLVYFRFQAFADEGESLVPYLLLAGFILLFGAVIAYFKAKQTNKQTFVSALFFMVVVTVVEWLPVLTTNEQSWLYLMLFTLLACNAYQLLMLPKYNTMKA